ACgaaattacaatgaaaaataaaggaaattacacggaaaataaacaatgaaaattacacgttacaactGAAAAAATTACAACGGGAAAATATATGTGGACagtggtaagccgagtcgaggagtcctctttccgcagacgagatacgccccggtagtgctctcggtttgacgtgtcgtccccaaagataaaacgacttcgtctctgaagtagcagcaccgctagcaacagagctccggcgaatgGGAGTatggcgggggcagagcttcgacgggaagattatgcagagagggagagagcgtgtatgcaagaatgcttgtgtattctatgtagaatgcaatggatgcatgtcTATTTATAGGTCAAGTCCACttgcagggcattgatggagtcaacagccattatgtgtgccatgacggcttgactgtaaccgccagGGGTTATtcactggtgcactagccagtgggagctgaagagacacgacgcacctggacatgctacacgacgggatacaccatggaccgtcggggtccatcgggaccttttgtctccagcagggaccttttgtctcccgttgtgcgtcggggtccagcgggaaccttttgtctcccgtcatgcgttGGGGTCCAGGGGGaaccatgacgtggaccaggacccgtcggggatagcgtggagtttgggttgGTCTAAAAATAACAAGCGGGgcacgaaccacgctcaacgaccagctccaaagaacaacccaaagaccaattgccaaggtCCAAGGCACCCGGTGCACGGTGCAAGGCTCGCGgctcgcgggcgggcggcggcgcccgcgtgtgggctctgtcacccgtcttattccacgataattattacacatgataattcatctgattaaatacttcatcaaataagtttatcatccccgatgtgggataattaatacctagttaattaatccattagtcttttcacatagctcatttctagctttattgtgaccaactttaatatattatttctcactcaccgggaatcgaatttgagaaaatgaatataccatggtcatctactcggaacgtagatcgacgctattgcatttaatttcacaaaattaaatatcttgtaatctttattattagtcaaaaatcatttgactaTGCAAGATTCTAACACAAACAAGTGTGCAAATTCGTTTGATAAGCTAAATGAAACTCAAATTGATagaacaaaaaaatatcaaagtCAATCAATAACTTTTTATCTTTATATTctaattaactaaaaataaatataggaAACAATTTCAGAACTTTATGATTAATAAATATCAGAACATTGCTCCTTTCCATAATAATCACGTTTCATATAATTTCGTTTTATACAATCTAGTATTGTTCCGCCTTTCCCTAAAATTACTTGCATTCCATTTTATGCTTAAAAAGGTCTTTAATTATCAACACAATTAAATACGGAGTATCTCATAACTAAAGCGGCGTGGGCGTGGCCCTAAATCCTAGTAGGTCCAAGCTTAATTTTTTTACCAACTAGTATTAACGCCCGAGCAATGCACGGGAtataagagtttcaaataatgaatataaaatataataaatatatagaaaataagaattgaaagcaatatggagatttaaaaaaacagaaatgtacttatcttgtctcactcaaaatgaagaatttactactccccagttaatgaaacatttatgcaattttaatttataatctaactgaagtaaaaataataaaattaatgacaaaaataagatgtgtgactaatgatataagagtataaattaattagaataagatatacaaataaagaaaatatgtgtgagtaaagatgtttattgaaagtgctatgcacgtcattaatccaaataaaaggcaaattaatatataaatttaatagcttaatttataaaaaattaatttgaaaaaatatatggaatattaaatatatccacattaaatatatgaataatttaaatcatataaatttaaaacttctctgagaagtcaagttagaaaatttgtattatccaataatcacattttagttgactgtttatttctttcttttaatgtcAGACCATAGtataacttgatatacattgccaaagactaaatgaattttttatattggaaagaataaatttcttacttcccgccacatacatgtataaaaagtaaattactactatcacttaaaataacgataatattttatgcatcttgtttattttaaataatgtgagaatttacactactctttatattaagaagttatacaaactttataagttagatttaattttaaatatatataatgtcatcttattctttagtttaatctataaacttagtagtattatttaattagaggtgaattaaaatataagaactaaaaactttaattgagtaaatataggatggaaattgtaagcattacatatatgtgttgtcgtttagcttgtgaattaattcggagaaaaagtattgcaataaatgattaaatctcaattttaacctaaaaaaatggaaggcaaactaaactctctagcataattccaatttaactcaaatataattctaattaatatataaatttaataacttaattacaaaaaaaatttaatggtagTGCGCTATTTAAAATGTATTTTAAAACTTCTTTaagaagttagcattttattgggctattatttgtcTAAATGTTATtaccttaaaaaattatttttgaatagaAGATACTTTATCTTTCCATTTTCCTCCAAAAATGGCATTAAGGacttttcatcaaacttgcactttagattagGATAGATTTTAAACATTAATCAAACATTTTTTATTCATAAGTATAATTTCAGGGAATTCAGAGGCAGAATTCGATTGAAATTTAGTAGAAATAATATATAGTTCTCGTTCGACAACGAACACCTGGTGTTTGATTTTAATCCTCTGAGAAACATAGGTGAATTTCAACATGAGTGAATATGCAAGCAGAGAGAGCAAAAATCTGAAACCCAAGATGTTAGGAGCAACTTCAATTCAAATTGGGGAAGATGATGTTTCGCGGCTGGTTGGTGGCATAGTAGAAAAGGGCTTCTCCGAAGCTCGGCAAACTAGGCCGTTGCCTCCGCCCACAGGGCCGCGCCCCACCGTGCTGCCCTTTCCGTTGGCGCGCCACCGCTCACACGGCCCGGTATTTGTtcttctctctctatcacttgCTTCTTTGTGTATGGGAGGTatctgtttttctttttttatcggTTTCCCCCTTTTTGTTAGGTTCAGTTGTAGCTTCTGATCGTTTCTTTTTCAGATGGAATGATTTGAATTCTATTGATAATATTGTGTGTAATTCTCTGCTTTGGATGCATTTGATTGATGAGAATTTGCGGAAGCGCTGATTATATTTCTGGTGATGTGGCGATGTTGATTGACAGCATTGGGCTCCTAACGTTGGAAATTCGAACCTTCATAATGGCGAAGACAGTGAAGATGAGCTTGCTGGAGAAGAGGAAGATTTCGAGGGGAGAGCAGTAGCTGCTGCTGCTAATCCATTACAAAGAAAAGAGAAGAGGGGTTTGGATTTCAGTAGATGGCGGGAGATTGCGAAAAAAGCTGGCAGCTCGGGGTTCCATGAGAAGGAAGAGGGAAGGTGCTTGAATGGGGATAAAGTTGAGCCGAAAGAGACAAAAATGGCTTTTAATGGCGATGCACAGTTTCAGTCTGTGACTATGATTAATAATGTTTCGAAAATCAAAGAGGCGAATGTGGAAACAAAAGGCGCAGCACATTTGGCTAATGCCAAGGAGTTTCACAGTTTTGAATATGGAAATAATGTTCAAACTATGGAATATCCACAGGATGGCATTGCTGAATCTGAGGGAAATACTGTTGTGGAGAAGGCGTCTACATGGCGGAATGGATTGAGTAAAGAAGTGGACCTGACAAGGGAGAATATGCCAAAATTACATACAGCTTCTGATTTCTCAGGGAAGGCGTTAGTAGGTGGAGAAGAAAACAGTCTTCATAGTCAGATTGATGCTGAGAATCGTGCTCGATTGGCAAATATGTCTGCTGATGAACTTGCTGAAGCACAAGCTGAGATAATGGCTAAGCTGAACCCAAAATTGATTGATGCATTGAAGAAAAGGGGCCAAGGAAAAGACAAGAGGCAAAAGTCTTATGAGACGGATGTTACGGGCAGTGCATCAGTTGATATGCAACATGAGGAAGCTTTGCCTGAAATTTCTGAGGACACTGTCTCTCATGAACCCATGGAAATAGAAACTGAAAGTGCATTAAAAAATAAGGAAGACAATGTTTCTACAAATGCAAGCCCAGATAAAGGTAGCATATGGAATGCTTGGAGCAAAAGAGTTGAGCGCGTTAGAGATGTGAGATTTTCCTTAGATGGAACCATTATTGGCTTTGGTATGGAGTCCAGTATTGGTAAGTGTACAAGTGAGCTTCATAAGTGTACATATTTAGAATGCTGATGCATGAGCCTTATTTCAGTTTATCGAATTCTGTTGAGCTGAAACGTGTATTTAGtagagtagtatttatttacaGCTTAGTTTAGGAGCGTATTTATCCAAGGCTGTTCAGGAGCTTATAACCTCAGCCAAACACCCACATAGTCTCATTTATATGTTTACTTCATGCTTACTCTTGAAGGTGTCACTCTTTGATCTGTCATAGGTCAATTAGTTTAGAAGAcatttttttcactttaattTTTCCAGGGATGCTGATCAAATTTGTCTAAATGTAGgtcaattcaattcaaataaTGTTTCCCAACGTGATTATCTTCGAACTGAAGGTGATCCTGGTGCTGGTGGTTACACAATAAAAGAAGCATTAGCATTAGCTAGAAGTGTGGTAAATGAGAACTTGTTTTCTACCAGATAACATGCTTTTGTAAATATGAATGTATCCCATAACCATTATTACTTTTGGAACACTTGTTTCAGGTTCCGGGCCAACGGACACTTGCTTTAAGTGTAATTGCAGCTATTCTTAATCGAGCAATTTCTAAAATcattcagaatcaagttgagtCTGTTTCTAATAGTGCTGATTCTGTGGAGCCTGCTGACTGGGTTGCTATTTGGGCTTATGCTCTGGGTCCGGAACCTGAGCTTGCTTTATCACTGAGGTAAATCAGTGACCTTCATGGATTATTATGTTTGTTCTCTTCCTTTAAGTTTGACTGAAACATATCGGCTATTGCTTATGAACCTTAAATCTGGATAATTATTTGACCGTGATGCTTTCTGATATTGCCTGTAGAATATCTTTTGATGACAACCACAATAGCGTTGTCCTCAATTGTGCCAAGGCCATTCTTAGTGCATTGAGTTATGATACGAACAAGATTTTATTTGACATGTTGGAGGTAGAGTTTTATCTCTTAAGAGATATTTTGTTAATACTTGGCTCCAGTTATGACTTATGAGTTCATCTTtgtaatttatatataatactttttttttcagCGGACACCAACTTATTCAAAGGATGTTTGTACTGCTCCTGTATTCAGAAGTAAACCAGATGTTAATGTTGGTTTTCTTCGTGGTGGCTTTTGGAAGTATAATACTAAGCCTTCCAATATTCTTCATTTTGGTGAGGAGATGGCGGATGACGAAGCTGAAGGTGAGGGTGAGCACACTATTCAGGATGATGTAGTTGTTGCAGGGCAGGATTTTGCGGCTGGTCTTGTTAGAATGGGTACTCTTGAAAGGATCTGCTATCTCTTACAGGTAAAATATTTATTCGAATTGTTTTAGGTTCTCTGCGTCATTTCAGTGATTCTGAATACAAAATGGAAATTTATCAATTCCGTGTCAACAGACAGATCCTGCTGCACCATTAGAAGAATGCTTAATATCAATTTTGATAGCTTTAGCAAGGCATTCTCCAACTTGTGCTGCTGCAGTTTTGGAATGTGGAAGGCTTGTTCAGACAATTGCTGGAAGATTTGCTTCAAATGAACAAATGGAAATCAATGGCAGTAAAATCAAAACTGTTACTCTATTCAAAGTGAGCTGTGGTTTCATAGTTTTGCCCTCTTAAGCTGCCAAATGTATTTTGCTTGCTTATCCATCTTCATAAACTTTTTCTGATAAATAATCAATCTTTCTACTCGTGTGGTGGTGTTTAAAGGTATTGGCTCGGCATGGCAAGAAGAATTGCTCAACATTTATTAACAATGGAACTTTTCGTCAGCTGACTTGGCACTTGTACCGGTATCCATTTTCTCTTAATCAATGGGTAAAGTCTGGGAGAGAGTCCTGCATACTTTCATCTGCTATGCTGGTCGAACAATTGCGTATATGGAAGGTTTCCGTTAATTATGGATATAGTATTTCGGACTTTTCTGACCTATTTACATCATTGTGTGCATGGTTGAGTGTACCTACGTTTGAGAAGTTAAGCAGCTATGACACGATGAATGAATACTGTGCCATCACAAGGGAAGCTTATCTTCTTCTTGGAGTTATGGCTGATAGACTTCCAAACTTCTATTCAAGCATGCAAGAAACACCAGCAGATACTGTTCAAGGTACAGAGCCTTGGTCATGGAGACACTTCGGTCCTATTATAGATTTGGCAGTTGAGTGGATACAAGTTAAAAATATTGCATACGTATCGAGACTCTTCAACTCCCAAAGTAATGATGGTGAGAGGATCTGTTTCCAGGATTCAAAAGTAAATTCCTTGCTATGGATAATTTCTTCTGTTTTAAGTATGCTTGCCAGCGTGCTGAAAGCAGTCACCCCAGAGGACTTTACGAGCTTACCTGATGGCCGATTGCCATGGTTGCCAGAGTTTGTTCCTAAGATTGGGCTTGCATTTGTTAAAAATGGGTATATCAGGTCCGGAGGATCAAGTGATCCTTCTGAAAATAGTTCCTTTGTaaagtatttatgtgatttgaGACTTCAAGGAAGTCCTGAATTTGCAATATCTTCTCAATGTTGCCTCCAAGGGTTCTTCCAAGTAGCAGATTATGTTGATAAGTTGGTTAAACATGCAAATCTCGATATCCATTCTGCACGAGTTGGATATGAAAATTTCTCAAGGGACGATAAGATTCTTGCTAATGGTATACTGAAGTCCTGTTCAACTGAAATACAGTATCTGCTGTCAACTTCAATGGAAGCAATTACTAGTGACTGGCAATTTCTGCGGCCTATTGAGATGTTCAGTAGAGGCGGCCCTGCTCCAGGAGTTGGTGTTGGCTGGGGTGCCTCTGCTGGAGGGTATTGGTCCTTAAATTCTTTGTTGGCTCAGCAAGACGCAAGATTGCTTGTTTACTTGCTTGAAGCTTTTGTGATTCCATCTACTGTGGATCCATCAGAAGCCGAAGAGATGGGCTGCACAATGCAAAAGATAGATTGCGTCCTTACTGCTTGTTTAATTGTGGGCCCATGGAGTAGCTCAGTCCTTGATAAGTTACTAAAAGTCATCTTCCAGGTTCCTGTACTCAAGCATCTGAGTTATGGCATTCATAAGTTCCTCTCTCTTAGAAAAGGATACAGTTCTTTCAAGTGGAACTATGATCATGAAGAATATGCACTGATAGCTAATATTTTGGCCTCTCACTTTAGAACCAGGTGGCTTGGTGCAAAGAAGAAACGAAAAGCCATGCCTGAGACCAACCATCCAAGCCAAAAATCTACAAAGAAAAAAGTTCGTTTTATGGAAACTATTCATGAGGATATGAACGCGACAAGTGAAGCTGGTGAAGTGAtgtcttcttcatcttcattaATATTGGAGTGGGCTCGCCAGAGATTGCCTCTTCCTGAACATTGGTTTCTCAGTGCAATCTCCACCATTCAGTTAAACAATAACACATGTCCGCCCGGTGCTTCTCATGGTGAAACCTATTCGGAGGTGGCCTCAGACATTCTAGAAGTTGCTAAGAGCGGACTCTTTTTTCTCCTGGCTATCGAAGCCATCCCTACTTCTCTTTGCTCTGAGTTCCGCTCTCCTGCTAAATGTGTTCCACTTGTTTGGAAACTGCACGCGATGTCTGCAACATTACTTTCTGGGATGGGTGTTCTGGAAGACGAGAAAAGCAGGACTGTCTACGAAACCTTGCAGAATGTGTATGGCGAGGTTCTTGATGAGAAGAGGTGTTCAGACGTGCTCGGTCACACAGGTGTTGAGCGTCTGAAGTTTGCATCAGACATCCACGATAGCTACCCTACATTCATCGAAACTCTAGTAGAGCAGTTCTCAGCTGAATCTTATGGTGATGTCATCTTTGGGAGGCAGGTTGCAATGTATTTACACAAATGCGTTGAAGATTCTGTAAGGCTTGCTGCGTGGAATACCTTATCTAATGCACGCGTTCTTGAGCTCCTGCCGCCTCTACATAAGTGTCTCACAAAGGCTGATGGCTACCTTGAACCCATCGAGGTGAGTGTCAGTTTGTGCGTGTAGTAGATCTCAGTTCAGTTGTCTGAAGATAGGGGCACACATCTTACATTGAATAAAATTCACTGAGTTCAAGTTGCCTGCAGGATAATGAGAGCATCCTAGAAGCATACGTGAAATCGTGGACCTCTGGCGCCCTTGACAAAGCGGCAAACAGGGGCTCAGTAGCATTCTCTCTGGTTCTGCATCATCTTTCATCCTTCATATTTGGCAGTGTTGGTGATGCCACTCTCCCACTGCGCAATAAACTCGCGAAATCTCTGATGCGCGACTATTCTCGCAGGCAGCAACACGAGGTATGACGCTCTTGCATCAAATCATCTTTACATATTCCATATGTTACAAATGCAGGTGAAACCATGCGCATTATACTCTGCCTAGTGCCTGTAATGAACACGCTTTTTGCCATAGCATGTCGTCTACCTTGTTATACGATGGGAATATGTGCTCTTTCTACTGCTCTTCTGCAACACTTGTTTATAGTGGTGAATCATTGACAGGGGATGATGGTGAAACTGATATGCGACAAGAAACCTGAGACCAAGCCGCAGGCATCGGAGACGACAGCTTCGTCTCTACCTATGTCGGAGATAGAAAAGAGGTTGCAACTTCTGAGAAAAATTTGTGATGGATGTGCGTCTCAAGTGGCCAAGCTTGAAGCCTGTATCAGAAAAGATAGTTCAGAATCATTATTTGATCtttaaaaaatttcattatttttcttcCGATACTTACTCAAACCGGTATCCATCACTAAATTCAAGAGGGCAGTCTCAAAATTATTTACTTGTGTCCTAGTGAATTTTTCACGAATTCATGAAAAATTCAGTACAAGGCTAAGTTTGTGACAAAAATTATGAGATTTACCAAATTATTacaaaatttgtaattttataaaCCGATAATTTCATGAATATATTAGAATCGAAATTCATAttacatttattatttatatgcaGTAGAATTGAATTTCATATTTGAATCAAGATCCATAACAAATCCTAGTgaatggagtaatatattagAGGATTTTATACTTCGTTGGATTGTTAAAGTTGATTATTGccttttgaattaaaatatcTAATATTATCGCAAGGTATCTAAACcaaaaattactagtactataaatttataattaattaaaaataaaaaacagcaaaaaataaattaactcgtattgtgataaaatttatttttagaaCGTGCCCGATCTTCTCCCGATCGATCGATCGATCTTAATTCAAGTCCTTCCCGAAGCTCTTCGACATTGGAGTAAGAGAATTGGGGAAGGAGTACGCGCTGCAGTATATCAATTTCAGACCGACGGCGAGCTCGATTGGGGAAAGTCGCCGTGTTGAACAACGGTAGCGGCGGTTTCGTGCTCTTGAAAATTCAGTTTTCGGGTAAATTGGCGGTGTACAAGGCTGGCGACGAGAAATGGAGGCCGATTGAAGGTTTGCTTTCGCGCTATGATGACGTGATCTTTTGGAAGGGGAAAATCTACGCAGTCGATAACACTGGTCGAATTGTTGAATGTGAGTGTTGCTGCGTGTTCAATTTTTGGTTGTTATAAGATTGCTTGTGGAATATGATAGAGATTTATTGGTGGTGGATATGTATCTGAGGCAAAATTCCAAGAAGGGACGTTATGGCAAAATGTATCCACCATTTGGAGCCTGAAAAAAAAAGATTCCAGCCATAGTATAGACGCGAGAGCTTCTCGCGTGTCTTAAAAGTATAGACGCATATTCCTCTCGCGTGTTAAAAGGAAGAGACGCGTCTTCCTCTCGCGTGTATTAAAGAAGAGACGCGTCTTCCTCTCACGTGTTTAAAGCAAACACGcgacacgctctcgcgtgtCTCCTTGCTCCACAAAATCACTCCTTGGTTCAAACACATAATAAACTCCAACCCTCAATCACGATtctcaaacataaaataactacATAACACGTCCTAAAGTGCACTTTCTTCTATTATGGCCGGTCTCTCCACAAAGGCGGCATCGAGGAGAAGCTCTTGGCGCATCTTCTTCGCGCTCATCCATTTGGTTGTGTATCCTCCTTCTGTTGTATCGCCCACGTGAACGAGGAAGTAGCCGTGCTGGTGAACATTCCAGTGTCCATTCAGGTTCataccaataatcttggtgtctcaGTGGACGGAACACAGCT
This portion of the Salvia splendens isolate huo1 chromosome 10, SspV2, whole genome shotgun sequence genome encodes:
- the LOC121751458 gene encoding transcriptional elongation regulator MINIYO-like — translated: MSEYASRESKNLKPKMLGATSIQIGEDDVSRLVGGIVEKGFSEARQTRPLPPPTGPRPTVLPFPLARHRSHGPHWAPNVGNSNLHNGEDSEDELAGEEEDFEGRAVAAAANPLQRKEKRGLDFSRWREIAKKAGSSGFHEKEEGRCLNGDKVEPKETKMAFNGDAQFQSVTMINNVSKIKEANVETKGAAHLANAKEFHSFEYGNNVQTMEYPQDGIAESEGNTVVEKASTWRNGLSKEVDLTRENMPKLHTASDFSGKALVGGEENSLHSQIDAENRARLANMSADELAEAQAEIMAKLNPKLIDALKKRGQGKDKRQKSYETDVTGSASVDMQHEEALPEISEDTVSHEPMEIETESALKNKEDNVSTNASPDKGSIWNAWSKRVERVRDVRFSLDGTIIGFGMESSIGQFNSNNVSQRDYLRTEGDPGAGGYTIKEALALARSVVPGQRTLALSVIAAILNRAISKIIQNQVESVSNSADSVEPADWVAIWAYALGPEPELALSLRISFDDNHNSVVLNCAKAILSALSYDTNKILFDMLERTPTYSKDVCTAPVFRSKPDVNVGFLRGGFWKYNTKPSNILHFGEEMADDEAEGEGEHTIQDDVVVAGQDFAAGLVRMGTLERICYLLQTDPAAPLEECLISILIALARHSPTCAAAVLECGRLVQTIAGRFASNEQMEINGSKIKTVTLFKVLARHGKKNCSTFINNGTFRQLTWHLYRYPFSLNQWVKSGRESCILSSAMLVEQLRIWKVSVNYGYSISDFSDLFTSLCAWLSVPTFEKLSSYDTMNEYCAITREAYLLLGVMADRLPNFYSSMQETPADTVQGTEPWSWRHFGPIIDLAVEWIQVKNIAYVSRLFNSQSNDGERICFQDSKVNSLLWIISSVLSMLASVLKAVTPEDFTSLPDGRLPWLPEFVPKIGLAFVKNGYIRSGGSSDPSENSSFVKYLCDLRLQGSPEFAISSQCCLQGFFQVADYVDKLVKHANLDIHSARVGYENFSRDDKILANGILKSCSTEIQYLLSTSMEAITSDWQFLRPIEMFSRGGPAPGVGVGWGASAGGYWSLNSLLAQQDARLLVYLLEAFVIPSTVDPSEAEEMGCTMQKIDCVLTACLIVGPWSSSVLDKLLKVIFQVPVLKHLSYGIHKFLSLRKGYSSFKWNYDHEEYALIANILASHFRTRWLGAKKKRKAMPETNHPSQKSTKKKVRFMETIHEDMNATSEAGEVMSSSSSLILEWARQRLPLPEHWFLSAISTIQLNNNTCPPGASHGETYSEVASDILEVAKSGLFFLLAIEAIPTSLCSEFRSPAKCVPLVWKLHAMSATLLSGMGVLEDEKSRTVYETLQNVYGEVLDEKRCSDVLGHTGVERLKFASDIHDSYPTFIETLVEQFSAESYGDVIFGRQVAMYLHKCVEDSVRLAAWNTLSNARVLELLPPLHKCLTKADGYLEPIEDNESILEAYVKSWTSGALDKAANRGSVAFSLVLHHLSSFIFGSVGDATLPLRNKLAKSLMRDYSRRQQHEGMMVKLICDKKPETKPQASETTASSLPMSEIEKRLQLLRKICDGCASQVAKLEACIRKDSSESLFDL